In the Streptomyces spororaveus genome, CGCCGGCCCACCACCCAGTGCAGCGCCTTGTGGGTGAGCACCCCGCACAGCACCGCATGGCCGCAGACCATGAACAGCAGGGTGAGGGGAAGCAGGACCGGGGGCCTCGAAGGGGCGGTGGCGGCCACGGGCATCAGCCCGAAGGACGTGATCTCCAGGAGGACGAAGAGATGGAACGACCCCCGCGTGTAGAGCTCGACCTTCCCCGCACTGCTGCGGTTCTTCCACCACCCCGTCATTTTCGACACGGTTCCCGTCCCCCGACTCGCACTACCGGCGCGGTTCCCAGCGGAACCACCGCTGAACAGAAAACACGGTGATCACGATCCAGGCCAATGCGGTCAGCCCGGCACTGAGCAGGTCCCCGCCCGCCGAGCCGCCGCTCCACCCGGCCCGTACGAGGGTCATCACCCCGCTCAGCGGCAGCAGTTCGCACAGCGAGGCCGCCAGGTCCGGCAGCGAGTCGGCCGGGAAGAACAGCCCGGAGCCGAGCACGGTCGCCAGGAACAGGGGCAGCGTGGTGAGGCCCGCGGTCTCCACGGTGCGGGTGAAGGAGCTGGCCAGCGCGGACAGTCCGGCGAGCAGCACGATGCCCGCGAGGACGCCCGCCACGAGCAGCAGGGGGCTGCGCGGCATGCGCACGTCCAGGGCGGCGGCCCCGGCCACGGTGAGGACGGCGATCTGCCCGAGGGCCAGGACGGCGGCGGGCAGGGCGGTTCCGGCGATGATCTCCAGGTCGGTCGCCTCGCCGGTACGGAGCCGCTTGAGGACGAGTTCCTCGCGCCGGGCGACGTAGGCGGAGACCAGGTTCATGTGGACGACGAGGATCAGCACCATGCCGATCCCGCCGGTCAGGGTGGCCTCGCCGAGGGCCTCGGCGCCGTCGGCCCCGCTCAGCGAGGAGCGCAGGATGAACACCATCAGCAGGGGCATCAGGACGGCCAGGGTGAGCGCCGCCCGGTTGCGTACCAGCAGGGTCACCTCCGAGCGGCCGAGCGCGACGAGCCGGCCGGGGTTCAGGGTGAGCGTGTTCATCGGGTCTCCGCCTTCGTGTCCTCGGTGCGGCCGCCGGCGGTGCGGCGGTTCTCCGCGATCTCCAGGAAGGCCTCCTCCAGGGAGGCGGACCGGGCGTCGAGCCCGGCCAGTTCCACGCCGCACTCCCGGGCCCAGTCCAGTAGTTCGGCCAGGTCCCCCTGGAGGCGGTCGGTACGGATCTCCACGCGCTGCCCGTCGGCCGCCGCGCGCAGCGTCAGCGGGAGCCGGGAGGCGGTCACCCCGGCCGGGAGGGTGAAGCGGATCCGGGCCGGGCGGGTGGCGGTCACCTCGGCCGGACTGCCGGACAGGACGAGTTCCCCCTCGTGGAGGATGGCGAGGCGGTCCGCGAGCTCCTCGGC is a window encoding:
- a CDS encoding ABC transporter permease gives rise to the protein MNTLTLNPGRLVALGRSEVTLLVRNRAALTLAVLMPLLMVFILRSSLSGADGAEALGEATLTGGIGMVLILVVHMNLVSAYVARREELVLKRLRTGEATDLEIIAGTALPAAVLALGQIAVLTVAGAAALDVRMPRSPLLLVAGVLAGIVLLAGLSALASSFTRTVETAGLTTLPLFLATVLGSGLFFPADSLPDLAASLCELLPLSGVMTLVRAGWSGGSAGGDLLSAGLTALAWIVITVFSVQRWFRWEPRR